The Montipora capricornis isolate CH-2021 chromosome 6, ASM3666992v2, whole genome shotgun sequence genome has a window encoding:
- the LOC138051327 gene encoding glyceraldehyde-3-phosphate dehydrogenase-like: protein MVVKVGINGFGRIGRLVMRASLEHPEVQVVAVNDPFIDLTYMEYMFKYDSTHGRFKGTTEVKDGKLVIEGKPITVYQIKNPAEIPWKDSGAEYVVESTGVFTTIEKASAHLTGGAKKVVISAPSADAPMFVMGVNESKYDAATMNIVSNASCTTNCLAPLAKVINDNFGIEEGLMTTIHAFTATQKTVDGPSGKKWRDGRGANQNVIPASTGAAKAVGKVIPELNGKLTGMAFRVPVPDVSVVDLTCRLKKETNYDEIKKVVKEASESLKLSRYLGYTEDQVVSSDFIGDTHSSVFDALAGIQLSPTFVKLVAWYDNEYGYSHRVVDLIKFMSKA from the exons ATGGTGGTCAAAGTTGGAATCAACGG ATTTGGTCGAATTGGTAGACTTGTTATGCGTGCTTCGCTGGAACACCCCGAAGTACAGGTTGTCGCAGTGAACGATCCGTTCATCGATTTGACCTACATG GAGTACATGTTCAAGTATGATTCAACCCATGGAAGATTCAAGGGAACAACAGAAGTCAAGGATGGCAAGCTTGTCATTGAAGGAAAACCAATCACTGTTTATCAAATAAAGAACCCTGCAGAAATCCCCTGGAAGGATAGTGGTGCCGAGTATGTTGTGGAGTCGACTGGTGTCTTTACCACAATCGAGAAAGCCAGTGCACACTTGACAGGTGGAGCAAAGAAGGTAGTAATCTCTGCTCCATCAGCAGATGCCCCTATGTTTGTGATGGGAGTGAATGAATCCAAGTATGATGCGGCCACCATGAATATTGTTAG CAACGCGTCATGCACGACCAACTGCCTTGCTCCATTAGCCAAAGTCATTAATGACAACTTTGGTATAGAAGAGGGTTTGATGACTACGATCCATGCCTTCACTGCTACTCAGAAGACAGTTGATGGACCAAGTGGAAAG AAATGGCGCGATGGCCGTGGAGCTAACCAAAATGTCATTCCAGCGTCAACTGGAGCTGCTAAAGCTGTTGGGAAGGTCATTCCTGAACTCAATGGCAAATTGACTGGGATGGCATTCCGTGTGCCTGTTCCAGATGTGTCGGTTGTGGACCTAACTTGCCGGCTTAAGAAGGAG ACCAACTATGACGAGATAAAAAAGGTTGTGAAGGAAGCTTCTGAGTCTCTTAAGCTAAGCAGATACCTTGGCTACACTGAGGATCAAGTTGTGTCCTCTGACTTTATTGGGGACACTCACTCCTCAGTCTTTGATGCCTTAGCTGGAATTCAACTTAGCCCTACTTTTGTTAAGCTGGTTGCATG GTATGACAATGAGTACGGTTACAGCCATCGTGTTGTGGACTTGATTAAATTCATGTCTAAGGCCTAA